A region from the Triticum urartu cultivar G1812 chromosome 1, Tu2.1, whole genome shotgun sequence genome encodes:
- the LOC125530980 gene encoding pentatricopeptide repeat-containing protein At2g17210-like, whose amino-acid sequence MAIGTAAAAAVRRSLGAAVPDLAVAHLCCPSTPVTYNAAHLPPTPATLLALLRRAPAPAPHPTTAVHACLLKTAYFRPGGCTVPNSLLASYATSGDSLAAAKLFDEMPLRDVASWTSMMRAHLAGGSASQALCMFRDMLAGGDDAPEPDGVVLVVALRACAELEDLALGASLHALMERRGLQGCDVFVANSLVDMYARCLDLQSAKKVFDMTLSRNVVSWNTMLSGLARTGRATDALDLLASSSSLLKEGSDIGFDETTLVVLLQLCKRLEGGQAMWCRSVHAAAVRRGLLLSSTGLPLLNALLDAYAKCGLLEHTVRLFRGMPERNIVTWSTVIAGCVHNGRPGEAIACAVVMREAGETPNSVTILSVLEACADCAEMAASRCAHGMALRSGLALERDVSNALVDMYGKCGNLAAATRVFNAMPRRDVLTWNSMIGALGMNGRARDALALLDRMEQEWDIMPNGVTMLAVLSACAHGGLVEEGVACFERMTATHSVEPQVEHLSCVVDMLARAGDLEGAARVIEERISTSSSPAAWSALLSACRGYSSDSSVGRDAACRVLELEPGNAAGYLMSMGVPGAGETAARMRQLMRERGVGVTGGHSMVQVGCNAHSFMSWDGCHPDRGQVYSMLHLLHQQMLPPTPPHPNHHHLTLLSHKCHD is encoded by the coding sequence ATGGCAATCGGaacggcagcagcggcggcggtgcggcgcAGCCTCGGCGCCGCAGTCCCGGACCTCGCCGTCGCCCACCTCTGCTGCCCCTCGACCCCCGTCACCTACAACGCAGCCCACCTCCCGCCCACGCCGGCcaccctcctcgccctcctccgccgcgcgcccgcgcccgcgccgcaCCCCACCACCGCCGTGCACGCCTGCCTCCTCAAGACGGCCTACTTCCGCCCGGGGGGCTGCACCGTCCCCAACTCGCTGCTCGCCTCCTACGCAACATCCGGCGACTCCCTTGCCGCGGCGAAGCTGTTCGACGAAATGCCTCTTAGGGACGTCGCATCCTGGACCTCCATGATGCGGGCACACCTCGCGGGGGGCTCGGCCTCCCAGGCCCTGTGCATGTTCAGGGACATGCTCGCTGGCGGCGACGACGCACCGGAGCCGGACGGGGTCGTCCTCGTCGTCGCGCTCCGCGCCTGCGCCGAGCTCGAGGACCTGGCGCTCGGGGCCTCCCTGCACGCCCTCATGGAGCGCCGTGGGCTGCAGGGCTGCGATGTCTTCGTCGCCAACTCGCTCGTCGACATGTACGCCAGGTGCCTGGACCTGCAGTCCGCCAAGAAGGTGTTCGACATGACCCTGAGCAGGAACGTGGTGTCCTGGAACACCATGCTCTCCGGACTCGCGCGCACCGGCCGTGCCACCGACGCGCTAGACCTTCTTGCCTCCTCCTCGTCCTTGCTGAAAGAGGGCAGCGACATCGGCTTCGATGAGACGACGTTGGTGGTGCTGCTTCAGCTGTGCAAGAGGCTCGAGGGCGGCCAGGCCATGTGGTGCCGGTCTGTCCATGCCGCGGCCGTGAGGAGGGGGCTCCTATTGTCCTCGACAGGCCTGCCTCTGTTGAACGCCCTGCTGGACGCATACGCCAAGTGCGGCCTGCTTGAGCACACGGTCAGGCTGTTCCGCGGCATGCCTGAGAGGAACATCGTCACGTGGAGCACCGTCATCGCTGGATGCGTCCACAATGGCCGGCCTGGCGAGGCGATCGCGTGCGCCGTCGTGATGAGGGAGGCCGGGGAGACGCCCAACTCGGTCACCATACTGAGCGTCCTCGAGGCATGCGCAGACTGTGCGGAGATGGCAGCGTCGAGATGCGCCCACGGCATGGCGCTCAGGAGTGGGCTAGCCTTGGAGCGGGACGTCAGCAACGCTCTGGTGGACATGTATGGTAAATGCGGCAACCTGGCTGCGGCGACGAGGGTGTTCAATGCGATGCCGCGAAGGGACGTGCTCACCtggaactccatgattggcgctcTGGGGATGAATGGCCGCGCACGTGATGCCCTCGCCCTCCTCGACAGGATGGAGCAGGAATGGGACATCATGCCGAACGGTGTCACGATGCTGGCCGTGCTGTCGGCATGCGCGCACGGAGGTCTGGTAGAGGAGGGCGTGGCCTGCTTCGAGAGGATGACGGCGACACACTCGGTTGAGCCACAGGTGGAGCACCTATCGTGCGTCGTCGACATGCTCGCGCGTGCAGGGGACCTTGAGGGGGCCGCTAGGGTCATCGAGGAGAGGATATCCACCAGCAGCAGTCCAGCAGCCTGGAGTGCGCTGCTAAGCGCCTGCAGAGGCTACAGCAGCGACTCGAGTGTTGGACGTGATGCTGCCTGCCGCGTCCTGGAGTTGGAGCCGGGCAATGCGGCGGGGTACCTGATGTCGATGGGCGTGCCCGGCGCTGGCGAGACGGCAGCGCGGATGCGACAGCTGATGAGGGAGAGGGGAGTAGGGGTGACTGGCGGACACAGCATGGTGCAGGTGGGGTGCAATGCTCACAGCTTCATGTCATGGGATGGATGCCACCCTGACAGAGGGCAGGTTTACTCCATGCTACATCTCCTGCATCAACAGATGCTGCCGCCTACTCCTCCACATCCAAACCACCATCATCTTACCTTATTATCACACAAGTGTCATGATTAA